The following coding sequences are from one Ammospiza nelsoni isolate bAmmNel1 chromosome 5, bAmmNel1.pri, whole genome shotgun sequence window:
- the LOC132073768 gene encoding histone H4: MSGRGKGGKGLGKGGAKRHRKVLRDNIQGITKPAIRRLARRGGVKRISGLIYEETRGVLKVFLENVIRDAVTYTEHAKRKTVTAMDVVYALKRQGRTLYGFGG; encoded by the coding sequence ATGTCTGGCCGGGGCAAGGGCGGCAAGGGGCTCGGCAAGGGCGGCGCCAAGCGCCACCGCAAGGTGCTGCGCGACAACATCCAGGGCATCACCAAGCCGGCCATCCGCCGCCTGGCTCGGCGCGGCGGCGTCAAGCGCATCTCGGGGCTCATCTACGAGGAGACGCGCGGCGTGCTCAAGGTCTTCCTGGAGAACGTCATCCGCGACGCCGTCACCTACACGGAGCACGCCAAGAGGAAGACGGTCACGGCCATGGACGTGGTCTACGCCCTCAAGCGCCAGGGTCGCACTCTCTACGGCTTCGGCGGCTAA
- the LOC132073740 gene encoding histone H1.03: MAETAPLAAPDVAAAAPAPAKAPAAKKPKKAASGSKARKPAGPSVTELITKAVSASKERKGLSLAALKKALAAGGYDVEKSNSRIKLGIKSLVSKGVLVQTKGTGASGSFRLSKKPGEGKEKAPKKKTAAAKPKKPAAKKPASAAKKPKKPVTAKKSPKKAKKPAAAAAKKAAKSPKKATKAAKPKKAAAAAKSPAKAKAVKPKAAKPKAAKPKAAKAKKAAPKKK; the protein is encoded by the coding sequence ATGGCCGAGACCGCTCCCCTCGCCGCGCCCGAcgtcgccgccgccgccccggccccggccaAAGCCCCCGCCGCCAAGAAGCCGAAGAAGGCGGCGAGCGGCTCCAAGGCCCGCAAGCCCGCGGGGCCCAGCGTCACCGAGCTGATCACCAAGGCCGTGTCCGCCTCCAAGGAGCGCAAGGGGCTCTCGCTCGCCGCGCTCAAGAAGGCGCTGGCCGCCGGCGGCTACGATGTGGAGAAAAGTAACAGCCGCATTAAACTAGGCATCAAGAGCCTCGTCAGCAAGGGTGTCCTGGTGCAGACCAAGGGCACCGGCGCCTCCGGCTCCTTCCGCCTCAGCAAGAAACCCGGAGAAGGCAAGGAGAAAGCCCCGAAGAAAAAAACTGCCGCAGCCAAGCCCAAGAAGCCGGCGGCCAAAAAGCCTGCCAGCGCCGCTAAGAAGCCCAAGAAGCCGGTAACAGCGAAGAAGAGCCCCAAGAAGGCGAAGAAGCCGGCGGCTGCAGCGGCCAAGAAAGCGGCCAAGAGTCCCAAGAAGGCGACAAAGGCTGCCAAGCCCAAAAAAGCGGCGGCAGCAGCCAAGAGCCCGGCTAAGGCGAAAGCGGTGAAGCCCAAAGCAGCCAAGCCCAAGGCGGCCAAGCCGAAAGCAGCCAAGGCGAAGAAGGCGGCAcctaagaaaaaataa
- the LOC132073751 gene encoding histone H2A type 2-C, with translation MSGRGKQGGKARAKAKSRSSRAGLQFPVGRVHRLLRKGNYAERVGAGAPVYLAAVLEYLTAEILELAGNAARDNKKTRIIPRHLQLAIRNDEELNKLLGKVTIAQGGVLPNIQAVLLPKKTESHKAKSK, from the coding sequence ATGTCGGGTCGCGGGAAGCAGGGCGGCAAGGCGCGGGCCAAGGCCAAGTCGCGCTCGTCGCGGGCCGGGCTGCAGTTCCCCGTGGGCCGCGTGCACCGGCTGCTGCGCAAGGGCAACTACGCGGAGCGCGTGGGCGCGGGCGCGCCGGTGTACCTGGCGGCCGTGCTGGAGTACCTGACGGCCGAGATCCTGGAGCTGGCGGGCAACGCGGCCCGCGACAACAAGAAGACGCGCATCATCCCCCGCCACCTGCAGCTCGCCATCCGCAACGACGAGGAGCTCAACAAGCTGCTGGGCAAGGTGACGATCGCGCAGGGCGGCGTGCTGCCCAACATCCAGGCCGTGCTGCTGCCCAAGAAGACGGAGAGTCACAAAGCCAAGAGCAAGTAA
- the LOC132073747 gene encoding histone H3: MARTKQTARKSTGGKAPRKQLATKAARKSAPATGGVKKPHRYRPGTVALREIRRYQKSTELLIRKLPFQRLVREIAQDFKTDLRFQSSAVMALQEASEAYLVGLFEDTNLCAIHAKRVTIMPKDIQLARRIRGERA; this comes from the coding sequence ATGGCGCGCACGAAGCAGACGGCGCGGAAGTCGACGGGCGGCAAGGCGCCCCGCAAGCAGCTGGCCACCAAGGCTGCCCGCAAGAGCGCGCCGGCCACGGGCGGCGTCAAGAAGCCGCACCGCTACCGGCCCGGCACGGTGGCGCTGCGCGAGATCCGGCGCTACCAGAAGTCCACGGAGCTGCTGATCCGCAAGCTGCCCTTCCAGCGCCTGGTGCGCGAGATCGCGCAGGACTTCAAGACCGACCTGCGCTTCCAGAGCTCGGCCGTCATGGCGCTGCAGGAGGCCAGCGAGGCCTACCTGGTGGGGCTCTTCGAGGACACCAACCTGTGCGCCATCCACGCCAAGCGCGTCACCATCATGCCCAAGGACATCCAGCTGGCCCGCCGCATCCGCGGAGAGCGCGCGTAA